One Cotesia glomerata isolate CgM1 linkage group LG8, MPM_Cglom_v2.3, whole genome shotgun sequence genomic window carries:
- the LOC123270488 gene encoding sodium/calcium exchanger regulatory protein 1-like translates to MSKILGKYQHERSENLDEYFKTLELPYLVRKMINISNPKIEVTKDGDKWIVTTVTMMRTQVWEFTLGTEWEEVMPSGVKLKNTTTIEDDSLIIVSITEDGNKTIRRYDFTDDGMTLTLSHERTDVVAKRHFKRIK, encoded by the exons ATGTCCAAAATTCTGGGAAAGTATCAGCATGAACGAAGCGAGAATCTTGACGAGTATTTTAAAACTCTTG AGCTGCCTTACCTGGTCAGAAAGATGATCAACATATCCAACCCGAAGATCGAGGTGACCAAAGATGGGGACAAGTGGATAGTAACGACTGTGACTATGATGCGCACGCAAGTCTGGGAATTCACGCTTGGAACTGAGTGGGAAGAGGTGATGCCATCTGGCGTTAAACTCAAG AATACTACTACCATTGAGGACGACAGCTTGATTATTGTCTCTATTACGGAAGACGGCAATAAAACGATAAGGCGGTATGATTTTACTGATGATGGGATGACTTTA acaCTATCACACGAACGGACGGATGTTGTTGCTAAGAGACACTTCAAGAGGATTAAGTGA
- the LOC123270468 gene encoding sialin-like has translation MAGYVRFMFAIMLCIANMIIYGLKVNISTTIIGMVKPRKVVQGSNDTYYECSFDDTPNSTIQTPDPSTVIYFEDQYEWTSTQQGLIISLYFAGYMLGMFPAGYFADRFNTKWVLLVSVLSNSILTLIVPIAARSISMLLLLRFMAGLVSAANLPVVNVLVGKWMVYEEKSTWVAIINAGTSLGTVISILSAGLIMHDMGWKPVFYIHGILPLVWCAVFAVFFADNPETQKLISEEERQLIVNSYGHRHTRKEKIAVPWKEIFSSKPFWALVVTNCLGNFCWYFLLTQLPLYMNKMLRFDIKKNAMLSCSPYLINAVVNPLLGKILDIGRQSGYWSQTTGRKIAVGISCIPPSIMLIIIAYIGCDRTTSTALLIISIVISGAIFVGHLTNQNDLAPNYAGILMGITNTPGTISAFVLPALVGALTEGGHTFQRWRYIFWINVVAQLLAFVVFVTFGSAKIQSWNYPASQPSENRKKHSSDEEEVNVVKI, from the exons ATGG CCGGTTACGTAAGATTCATGTTCGCAATAATGCTGTGCATCGCGAACATGATAATATACGGACTAAAAGTAAACATATCAACAACAATAATCGGGATGGTTAAACCACGGAAAGTAGTTCAAGGATCAAACGATACTTACTACGAGTGTAGCTTCGACGACACCCCTAACTCCACAATCCAAACTCCAGACCCAAGCACAGTAATCTACTTCGAGGATCAGTATGAATGGACATCAACGCAGCAAGGACTGATAATCAGCCTGTACTTTGCAGGGTACATGCTTGGGATGTTTCCAGCTGGATACTTTGCCGACAG GTTCAACACAAAGTGGGTCCTTCTAGTCTCAGTCTTATCAAACTCAATCCTAACTCTGATAGTCCCAATAGCAGCCAGGTCAATCTCAATGCTATTACTACTACGATTCATGGCTGGATTGGTGAGCGCAGCGAATCTTCCTGTGGTGAACGTTCTGGTTGGCAAGTGGATGGTCTACGAGGAGAAGAGCACCTGGGTAGCCATCATCAACGCAGGAACTTCTTTAGGCACCGTCATTTCAATCCTATCCGCCGGACTGATTATGCATGACATGGGCTGGAAACCTGTCTTCTACATCCACGGAATCCTGCCTCTAGTCTGGTGCGCAGTCTTTGCCGTGTTCTTCGCGGATAACCCAGAAACCCAGAAGCTGATCAGCGAGGAAGAAAGACAACTGATTGTCAATTCTTACGGGCATAGACACACCAGAAAAGAGAAGATTGCAGTTCCTTGGAAGGAAATCTTCTCCTCTAAGCCCTTCTGGGCTCTAGTGGTGACAAACTGCTTGGGGAACTTCTGTTGGTACTTCCTGTTGACACAACTGCCGCTTTATATGAATAAGATGCTCAGGTTTGATATTAAGAAG AATGCAATGCTAAGCTGCTCGCCGTACCTAATAAATGCAGTAGTAAACCCTTTATTGGGCAAAATCCTGGACATTGGGCGCCAGAGTGGTTACTGGTCACAAACAACTGGCCGGAAGATCGCCGTTGGGATAA GCTGCATTCCACCCAGTATAATGCTGATCATCATTGCCTACATCGGGTGTGACCGGACGACGTCAACGGCTCTGCTAATTATCAGTATTGTGATCAGCGGAGCGATTTTCGTAGGACATCTTACGAATCAGAACGACCTGGCTCCGAACTACGCCGGAATTCTGATGGGAATCACCAATACTCCGGGGACTATTTCTGCGTTTGTTTTGCCAGCTTTGGTTGGAGCTTTGACTGAAGGCGGA CACACATTTCAAAGATGGAGGTACATCTTTTGGATCAACGTCGTCGCACAATTGCTGGCGTTTGTTGTTTTTGTGACCTTCGGATCCGCTAAGATTCAAAGCTGGAACTATCCTGCGAGTCAGCCGtcagaaaatagaaaaaagcACAGCAGTGATGAAGAAGAG gtAAATGTGGTGAAGATTTAA